In the Paralichthys olivaceus isolate ysfri-2021 chromosome 17, ASM2471397v2, whole genome shotgun sequence genome, one interval contains:
- the tlr22 gene encoding toll-like receptor 22 isoform X2 codes for MGPGGKEDERETGGRKHFQLVTFFFLLTISSLLAPISGFALKTCRISYNIAKCDKMGLTAAPRDIPSAVKGFDLSENKILRVLVSDFENLPGLTQLDLNRNLISQIDDGAFANLIFLEKLNLNNNKLVTLGENLFHGLSNLTELRIMSNGIKAVTLTSFKPMNSLKFLDFSHNKLKHITKVSSILQHLPNLRELFLKKNDFTTFHSEELTNSSLQLKALDLSQNPITDFRITANVFPNLTWLNIGGAPGKTPVILGVRNKTFFSRVSTLDITGLRMTLVDIRTLLGTVNSSLSSLRMNAMKNNITALTHISCNIPTLSTLQLRHNKLTYVSSDLFKLCFNIREIDLTDNKIKKIRDDAFSSLQSLKTLSLSRNKLSSVPYATRTLPSLGELDLSFNNITKLGCDDFANQTKLRRLRLYHNSITSLAECVFKDLVQLQVLKLQNNHLSNLNGAFRDCLPNLRQLLLNGNQLTALKHGEFRGLQSLQNLSLHENKIFNLDKGCFVGLTNLTDILLQNNQIRETEISKGVFNDLINLRRLELRDNHIKYVNNSSLPSAPFSRLSRLETLAIPSQHGKGKSQLPRNLLEGLTNLLVFNIRNIQLASLHKDMFNGTPQLTTLDISSNELMDLSPDLFSPIPNLKSLYVSRTNLRSLDYLTGANLTKLEFLQARKNEFSIISEEIIKSVPSLVYADFQGNSFTCKCDNAWFIKWVEYYNQTQVFDAYNFECNYPLNLKGTKLLHFDIRSCSVDAGFLMFLSTTCTTLLFMLTSFTYHFLRWHLAYAYYFFLALLFDTKHKNKQPPNQYDAFISYNTHDEPWVVRELLPKLEGEQGWRLCLHHRDFMPGKPIVENIVDAIYGSRKTICVISRRYLESEWCSREMQVASFRLFDEQKDVLILVFLEDIPTDELSPYYRMKKLLNKMSYLSWPRAAEHTELFWEKLRQALRTREDQADESFRLTVVDNQCLVT; via the exons atgGGTCCCGGAGGAAAAGAAGATGAAAGAGAAACCGGAGGAAGAAAACATTTCCAACTTGTcacgtttttctttttgctgacTATCAGCAGTTTGCTTGCTCCAATCTCGGGATTTGCACTGAAGACTTGCCGAATCAGTTACAACATTGCCAAATGTGACAAGATGGGACTCACAGCTGCTCCTCGAGATATTCCCTCAGCAGTGAAAGGTTTTGACTTGTCTGAAAACAAGATTTTAAGAGTACTTGTGTCAGATTTTGAAAATCTGCCAGGTTTGACTCAGTTGGACCTCAATCGCAACTTAATTTCGCAGATAGACGACGGAGCCTTTGCCAATCTGATTTTCCTCGAGAAGTTaaatctaaataataataaacttgtgACTCTGGGAGAGAATCTTTTTCATGGTCTGAGCAACCTCACCGAGCTCAGAATCATGAGTAATGGCATCAAAGCTGTGACCCTGACGTCTTTCAAGCCCATGAATAGCTTAAAGTTTCTGGACTTCTCTcacaacaaactgaaacacatCACGAAAGTCAGCTCAATATTACAGCATCTTCCAAATCTGCGTGAActgtttcttaaaaaaaatgatttcaccACTTTTCACTCAGAGGAACTGACGAACAGCTCATTACAACTTAAAGCCCTCGACTTGTCCCAGAATCCAATCACAGATTTTCGGATCACTGCAAACGTTTTTCCAAATCTTACTTGGCTTAACATCGGAGGAGCTCCTGGAAAGACTCCAGTGATCTTGGGCGTGCGTAACAAGACTTTCTTTAGTCGAGTGTCTACTCTTGATATTACTGGGCTTCGAATGACTCTTGTTGACATTAGAACATTACTGGGGACGGTAAACTCCTCACTATCATCTCTAAGGATGAATGCTATGAAAAACAATATCACAGCGCTAACTCACATTTCCTGCAACATCCCAACACTGTCCACGCTGCAGCTCCGCCACAACAAACTCACTTATGTCAGTTCAGATTTGTTTAAGTTGTGCTTTAATATAAGAGAGATAGATTTAACAGATAATAAGATCAAAAAAATCCGAGACGATGCCTTCAGTTCTCTTCAGAGTCTTAAGACCTTGAGTCTGAGTCGAAACAAACTTTCATCGGTTCCATACGCTACAAGGACTCTACCAAGTCTTGGAGAGTTGGATCTCAGCTTCAACAACATAACCAAACTTGGATGTGATGATTTTGCCAATCAGACAAAGCTGAGACGACTACGCCTTTATCATAATTCAATCACATCTCTTGCAGAATGCGTTTTCAAGGACTTAGTACAATTGCAAGTTCTGAAGCTACAAAACAACCACTTGTCCAATTTAAATGGTGCTTTCAGAGATTGCTTGCCAAATCTTAGACAACTGCTTTTGAATGGAAATCAACTCACTGCCCTTAAACATGGAGAATTCCGCGGCTTGCAGTCCCTCCAGAATTTGTCATTACacgaaaataaaatatttaacctTGATAAAGGTTGTTTCGTTGGATTGACAAATCTTACAGATATCCTGCTACAGAATAATCAGATTAGAGAAACTGAAATAAGCAAAGGTGTTTTCAATGATCTGATAAATTTAAGAAGATTGGAACTGAGGGACAATCACATAAAATATGTGAATAATTCATCTTTGCCTAGTGCGCCATTTTCTCGGCTGTCCCGTCTGGAGACATTGGCTATTCCTTCCCAACACGGCAAAGGGAAGTCTCAATTGCCTCGTAACTTATTGGAGGGTTTGACCAATCTGTTGGTTTTCAACATCAGGAACATTCAACTTGCATCCTTGCACAAAGACATGTTTAATGGAACGCCACAGCTGACAACACTTGACATAAGCTCAAATGAGCTTATGGATCTCTCCCCAGATTTGTTTTCCCCGATTCCAAATCTTAAAAGCCTTTACGTTTCCAGAACAAATCTTAGGTCCCTCGATTATCTAACAGGGGCCAACCTGACCAAGCTGGAGTTCCTGCAGGCAAGAAAGAATGAATTTTCAATTATCAGTGAAGAAATAATAAAGTCTGTACCAAGTCTTGTTTATGCAGATTTTCAAGGGAACAGTTTTACCTGTAAATGTGATAACGCCTGGTTCATCAAGTGGGTGGAATACTACAATCAAACACAGGTTTTTGATGCCTATAACTTTGAGTGCAACTATCCCCTGAACCTTAAAGGCACTAAACTCTTGCACTTCGACATTCGGTCCTGCTCCGTAGACGCCGGATTCCTCATGTTTTTATCCACCACGTGTACAACCCTCCTGTTTATGCTGACGTCCTTCACCTACCATTTCCTGAGGTGGCACCTGGCCTACGCGTACTACTTCTTCTTGGCTTTGCTCTTTGACACAAAGCATAAAAACAAGCAGCCTCCTAATCAGTACGACGCCTTCATCTCCTACAACACTCATGACGAACCCTGGGTCGTGAGAGAGCTGCTGCCCAAACTGGAGGGAGAACAGGGCTGGAGGTTGTGTCTGCACCATCGAGATTTCATGCCAG GTAAACCCATCGTAGAAAACATCGTAGATGCCATTTATGGAAGCAGGAAGACCATCTGTGTGATCAGTCGCAGATACCTGGAGAGTGAGTGGTGCTCCAGAGAGATGCAGGTTGCCAG CTTCCGTCTGTTTGATGAGCAGAAGGACGTGTTGATCCTCGTCTTCCTGGAGGACATTCCCACCGACGAGCTGTCTCCTTACTACCGCATGAAGAAGCTGCTGAACAAGATGAGCTACCTGAGCTGGCCTCGAGCCGCCGAGCACACCGAGCTGTTCTGGGAGAAGCTGCGACAGGCCCTGAGGACCAGAGAGGACCAAGCAGACGAGAGCTTCCGCCTCACTGTGGTGGATAATCAGTG TTTAGTGACGTGA
- the tlr22 gene encoding toll-like receptor 22 isoform X1, which produces MGPGGKEDERETGGRKHFQLVTFFFLLTISSLLAPISGFALKTCRISYNIAKCDKMGLTAAPRDIPSAVKGFDLSENKILRVLVSDFENLPGLTQLDLNRNLISQIDDGAFANLIFLEKLNLNNNKLVTLGENLFHGLSNLTELRIMSNGIKAVTLTSFKPMNSLKFLDFSHNKLKHITKVSSILQHLPNLRELFLKKNDFTTFHSEELTNSSLQLKALDLSQNPITDFRITANVFPNLTWLNIGGAPGKTPVILGVRNKTFFSRVSTLDITGLRMTLVDIRTLLGTVNSSLSSLRMNAMKNNITALTHISCNIPTLSTLQLRHNKLTYVSSDLFKLCFNIREIDLTDNKIKKIRDDAFSSLQSLKTLSLSRNKLSSVPYATRTLPSLGELDLSFNNITKLGCDDFANQTKLRRLRLYHNSITSLAECVFKDLVQLQVLKLQNNHLSNLNGAFRDCLPNLRQLLLNGNQLTALKHGEFRGLQSLQNLSLHENKIFNLDKGCFVGLTNLTDILLQNNQIRETEISKGVFNDLINLRRLELRDNHIKYVNNSSLPSAPFSRLSRLETLAIPSQHGKGKSQLPRNLLEGLTNLLVFNIRNIQLASLHKDMFNGTPQLTTLDISSNELMDLSPDLFSPIPNLKSLYVSRTNLRSLDYLTGANLTKLEFLQARKNEFSIISEEIIKSVPSLVYADFQGNSFTCKCDNAWFIKWVEYYNQTQVFDAYNFECNYPLNLKGTKLLHFDIRSCSVDAGFLMFLSTTCTTLLFMLTSFTYHFLRWHLAYAYYFFLALLFDTKHKNKQPPNQYDAFISYNTHDEPWVVRELLPKLEGEQGWRLCLHHRDFMPGKPIVENIVDAIYGSRKTICVISRRYLESEWCSREMQVASFRLFDEQKDVLILVFLEDIPTDELSPYYRMKKLLNKMSYLSWPRAAEHTELFWEKLRQALRTREDQADESFRLTVVDNQWREGLLPAAGLSRGSLLQ; this is translated from the exons atgGGTCCCGGAGGAAAAGAAGATGAAAGAGAAACCGGAGGAAGAAAACATTTCCAACTTGTcacgtttttctttttgctgacTATCAGCAGTTTGCTTGCTCCAATCTCGGGATTTGCACTGAAGACTTGCCGAATCAGTTACAACATTGCCAAATGTGACAAGATGGGACTCACAGCTGCTCCTCGAGATATTCCCTCAGCAGTGAAAGGTTTTGACTTGTCTGAAAACAAGATTTTAAGAGTACTTGTGTCAGATTTTGAAAATCTGCCAGGTTTGACTCAGTTGGACCTCAATCGCAACTTAATTTCGCAGATAGACGACGGAGCCTTTGCCAATCTGATTTTCCTCGAGAAGTTaaatctaaataataataaacttgtgACTCTGGGAGAGAATCTTTTTCATGGTCTGAGCAACCTCACCGAGCTCAGAATCATGAGTAATGGCATCAAAGCTGTGACCCTGACGTCTTTCAAGCCCATGAATAGCTTAAAGTTTCTGGACTTCTCTcacaacaaactgaaacacatCACGAAAGTCAGCTCAATATTACAGCATCTTCCAAATCTGCGTGAActgtttcttaaaaaaaatgatttcaccACTTTTCACTCAGAGGAACTGACGAACAGCTCATTACAACTTAAAGCCCTCGACTTGTCCCAGAATCCAATCACAGATTTTCGGATCACTGCAAACGTTTTTCCAAATCTTACTTGGCTTAACATCGGAGGAGCTCCTGGAAAGACTCCAGTGATCTTGGGCGTGCGTAACAAGACTTTCTTTAGTCGAGTGTCTACTCTTGATATTACTGGGCTTCGAATGACTCTTGTTGACATTAGAACATTACTGGGGACGGTAAACTCCTCACTATCATCTCTAAGGATGAATGCTATGAAAAACAATATCACAGCGCTAACTCACATTTCCTGCAACATCCCAACACTGTCCACGCTGCAGCTCCGCCACAACAAACTCACTTATGTCAGTTCAGATTTGTTTAAGTTGTGCTTTAATATAAGAGAGATAGATTTAACAGATAATAAGATCAAAAAAATCCGAGACGATGCCTTCAGTTCTCTTCAGAGTCTTAAGACCTTGAGTCTGAGTCGAAACAAACTTTCATCGGTTCCATACGCTACAAGGACTCTACCAAGTCTTGGAGAGTTGGATCTCAGCTTCAACAACATAACCAAACTTGGATGTGATGATTTTGCCAATCAGACAAAGCTGAGACGACTACGCCTTTATCATAATTCAATCACATCTCTTGCAGAATGCGTTTTCAAGGACTTAGTACAATTGCAAGTTCTGAAGCTACAAAACAACCACTTGTCCAATTTAAATGGTGCTTTCAGAGATTGCTTGCCAAATCTTAGACAACTGCTTTTGAATGGAAATCAACTCACTGCCCTTAAACATGGAGAATTCCGCGGCTTGCAGTCCCTCCAGAATTTGTCATTACacgaaaataaaatatttaacctTGATAAAGGTTGTTTCGTTGGATTGACAAATCTTACAGATATCCTGCTACAGAATAATCAGATTAGAGAAACTGAAATAAGCAAAGGTGTTTTCAATGATCTGATAAATTTAAGAAGATTGGAACTGAGGGACAATCACATAAAATATGTGAATAATTCATCTTTGCCTAGTGCGCCATTTTCTCGGCTGTCCCGTCTGGAGACATTGGCTATTCCTTCCCAACACGGCAAAGGGAAGTCTCAATTGCCTCGTAACTTATTGGAGGGTTTGACCAATCTGTTGGTTTTCAACATCAGGAACATTCAACTTGCATCCTTGCACAAAGACATGTTTAATGGAACGCCACAGCTGACAACACTTGACATAAGCTCAAATGAGCTTATGGATCTCTCCCCAGATTTGTTTTCCCCGATTCCAAATCTTAAAAGCCTTTACGTTTCCAGAACAAATCTTAGGTCCCTCGATTATCTAACAGGGGCCAACCTGACCAAGCTGGAGTTCCTGCAGGCAAGAAAGAATGAATTTTCAATTATCAGTGAAGAAATAATAAAGTCTGTACCAAGTCTTGTTTATGCAGATTTTCAAGGGAACAGTTTTACCTGTAAATGTGATAACGCCTGGTTCATCAAGTGGGTGGAATACTACAATCAAACACAGGTTTTTGATGCCTATAACTTTGAGTGCAACTATCCCCTGAACCTTAAAGGCACTAAACTCTTGCACTTCGACATTCGGTCCTGCTCCGTAGACGCCGGATTCCTCATGTTTTTATCCACCACGTGTACAACCCTCCTGTTTATGCTGACGTCCTTCACCTACCATTTCCTGAGGTGGCACCTGGCCTACGCGTACTACTTCTTCTTGGCTTTGCTCTTTGACACAAAGCATAAAAACAAGCAGCCTCCTAATCAGTACGACGCCTTCATCTCCTACAACACTCATGACGAACCCTGGGTCGTGAGAGAGCTGCTGCCCAAACTGGAGGGAGAACAGGGCTGGAGGTTGTGTCTGCACCATCGAGATTTCATGCCAG GTAAACCCATCGTAGAAAACATCGTAGATGCCATTTATGGAAGCAGGAAGACCATCTGTGTGATCAGTCGCAGATACCTGGAGAGTGAGTGGTGCTCCAGAGAGATGCAGGTTGCCAG CTTCCGTCTGTTTGATGAGCAGAAGGACGTGTTGATCCTCGTCTTCCTGGAGGACATTCCCACCGACGAGCTGTCTCCTTACTACCGCATGAAGAAGCTGCTGAACAAGATGAGCTACCTGAGCTGGCCTCGAGCCGCCGAGCACACCGAGCTGTTCTGGGAGAAGCTGCGACAGGCCCTGAGGACCAGAGAGGACCAAGCAGACGAGAGCTTCCGCCTCACTGTGGTGGATAATCAGTG
- the ccl20b gene encoding C-C motif chemokine 20b, translated as MRFLAALCTLVILNTFICITQSASCCVSYSKRPLKCHRLLGYTIQTINTSCDISAVIFHVNGRFVCADPLKKWTQRGMSCVDEMRKKKAQILKDRTHGSA; from the exons ATGCGTTTCCTGGCAGCGTTGTGCACCCTTGTCATCCTCAACACCTTCATCTGCATCACTCAGTCAG CGAGCTGCTGTGTGAGTTACAGCAAGCGTCCGTTGAAGTGCCACCGGCTGCTGGGTTACACCATCCAGACCATCAACACTTCCTGTGACATCAGTGCCGTCAT CTTCCATGTTAATGGGAGGTTCGTGTGTGCCGACCCTTTAAAGAAATGGACCCAGAGAGGGATGAGCTGTGTGGA TGaaatgaggaagaagaaggctCAGATCCTCAAAGACAGAACTCATGGATCAGCATAA